A part of Sulfurifustis variabilis genomic DNA contains:
- a CDS encoding c-type cytochrome, translating into MKKMGTSGRVSTRELPVSPGEASETSRAIRAAALGVVLAAGAGAAEAASHGKAVYGRTCVACHGSDGKGALPGMRALGGKKGSLGKPDDALVKSILEGYQAPGAPVAMPPKGGDPSLTGQDAIAVLRYMREAFGR; encoded by the coding sequence ATGAAGAAGATGGGCACATCAGGACGGGTGAGCACGCGCGAATTGCCGGTCTCGCCCGGCGAGGCAAGTGAAACGAGCAGGGCGATCCGGGCGGCGGCGCTCGGCGTGGTGCTCGCCGCGGGGGCGGGCGCCGCCGAGGCGGCATCCCACGGCAAGGCGGTCTACGGGCGCACCTGTGTTGCCTGCCACGGAAGCGATGGCAAGGGTGCGCTGCCCGGCATGCGCGCGCTCGGCGGGAAAAAGGGATCGCTCGGAAAGCCCGACGACGCGCTCGTGAAGAGCATCCTCGAGGGCTACCAGGCGCCGGGCGCGCCGGTCGCGATGCCGCCGAAGGGCGGCGACCCGTCGCTCACCGGGCAGGACGCCATCGCCGTGCTGCGCTACATGCGCGAAGCGTTCGGGCGCTAG